One Triticum dicoccoides isolate Atlit2015 ecotype Zavitan chromosome 4B, WEW_v2.0, whole genome shotgun sequence genomic window carries:
- the LOC119293858 gene encoding cytochrome b561 and DOMON domain-containing protein At5g48750-like: MARLLLVLVATTMLLLAAGATAQQHGCQNATFQAGRSFERCHTLPVLEASLYWTYHAANGTAEIAFRAQSNATGWVAWGINPSASGGMAGSNVFVASLGGSGAVSVLTTILKTTSPTLDNTTLSFAVPVPPTAEYAAGAYTIYVTVALPGNSTQQNTVWQAGPLSGGAIMAHLMSRPNLQSVKRQDFLSG, translated from the coding sequence ATGGCGCGGCTCCTCCTCGTACTCGTAGCCACCACCATGCTGCTGCTCGCCGCCGGCGCGACGGCCCAGCAGCACGGCTGCCAGAACGCGACGTTCCAGGCGGGCCGGTCGTTCGAGCGGTGCCACACCCTGCCCGTGCTCGAGGCCAGCCTATACTGGACGTACCACGCCGCGAACGGCACCGCGGAGATCGCGTTCCGCGCGCAGTCCAACGCCACCGGCTGGGTCGCCTGGGGCATCAACCCCAGCGCCAGCGGCGGCATGGCTGGCAGCAACGTCTTCGTCGCCTCGCTGGGCGGCAGCGGCGCCGTGTCCGTCCTCACCACCATCCTGAAGACCACGTCCCCCACGCTGGACAACACCACCCTCTCGTTCGCCGTGCCGGTGCCGCCCACCGCCGAGTACGCGGCCGGCGCGTACACGATCTACGTGACGGTGGCGCTGCCGGGGAACTCCACGCAGCAGAACACTGTGTGGCAGGCCGGCCCGCTCAGCGGCGGGGCCATAATGGCGCACTTGATGTCCAGGCCGAACTTGCAGAGCGTTAAGAGGCAGGACTTCCTGTCCGGCTAG